One segment of Chlorocebus sabaeus isolate Y175 chromosome 26, mChlSab1.0.hap1, whole genome shotgun sequence DNA contains the following:
- the RPP25 gene encoding ribonuclease P protein subunit p25, with translation MENFRKVRSEEAPAGGGAEGGGPGSGPFADLAPGAVHMRVKEGSKIRNLMAFATASMAQPATRAIVFSGCGRATTKTVTCAEILKRRLAGLHQVTRLRYRSVREVWQSLPPGPTQGQTPGEPVASLSVLKNVPSLAILLSKDALDPRQPGYQPPNPDPGPSSPPTAPTSKRSLGEPAAGEGSAKRSQPEPGAADEDQTA, from the coding sequence ATGGAGAACTTCCGTAAGGTGCGCTCCGAAGAGGCGCCAGCGGGGGGCGGGGCCGAGGGGGGCGGCCCGGGCTCTGGCCCCTTCGCAGACCTGGCGCCGGGCGCGGTGCACATGCGGGTCAAGGAAGGCAGCAAGATCCGGAACCTGATGGCCTTCGCCACCGCCAGCATGGCGCAGCCAGCCACGCGCGCCATCGTCTTCAGCGGCTGCGGCCGGGCCACCACCAAAACCGTCACGTGCGCCGAGATCCTCAAGCGCCGCCTGGCGGGCCTGCACCAGGTCACGCGGCTGCGCTACCGGAGCGTGCGCGAGGTGTGGCAGAGCCTCCCGCCTGGGCCCACGCAGGGTCAGACGCCTGGCGAGCCGGTCGCTAGTCTCAGCGTACTTAAGAACGTGCCCAGCCTCGCCATCCTACTTTCCAAGGACGCGCTGGATCCGCGACAGCCCGGCTACCAGCCCCCGAACCCCGATCCTGGTCCGTCGTCCCCGCCAACCGCGCCAACGTCCAAGAGGAGCCTAGGGGAACCCGCAGCTGGAGAAGGCTCCGCGAAGCGATCGCAACCCGAGCCAGGGGCTGCGGACGAGGATCAGACGGCCTAA